Part of the Carnobacterium pleistocenium FTR1 genome is shown below.
ATGCTTGTTTTGTCTATTTATTAAAAGAAGAAGGCTTATTTTTCAAAGTGAAGGTAAAATCTTTTCTGATCTCATCGATATAAGGATTTCCTGCTCCAAAAACCGTTTCGAGTATGTCACTTACCTGATAGCTTGACATGAAATGCAAAACTTTTTCTAGTGGTTGAGGGACTGCAGTAAAAGTAGAAGCTTTCAATCGTCTTTGAACGATATTTAGTTCTTCTGTAAAGTAAGGTGTACGGGTATAGTGTAAAAGCCCAACGAGTTCGTCGATTACCAAGTGCTGAAGAAAAGAAAGGTTAGCTGAACGCTCTACTTGTTCATTAAAACTGCGCGCGGAAACAAGCAGTTCCAATTCATGCCCTTCACGAAAATACACGTGCATATGATTCCCCTTTTTATCTTCCTCTGAATCGACGATATGGTGCAGTCCATACCAACTGGTTGAATCGTTAGAAGATCCTTTTTCAGGCACAAATAGTTCATAACCTGAAACGAAAGGACAACGGTGATGATACCCTAGACTTTTTCCGATAGACTGAATGAACTGATAATTCAACGGTTTTTTATCGAAATAGCGGTTCATGATCGTACGTGAATCTTCTTTGGTTTTTAGTGGCGGTGCACCTAATTGGAAAACAATCGTATTAAAGGGTGTATCTGCTACATCGTGGATATCTTTTATATAAAAGGTTTTTGAATTCACTAAAATATGGGACTGCTCAAAACTAATGGCAAGCAAAGAAGGAATCATGTTATCCGTGATCAATAAAGGGGTGATTGGTTTTCGAATAAAGGTCGTTTCATAATAGTAATTCGATTCGTAAACTTCGCCTAAATGAGTTGGAGCTTTTCTAACACGGGATTGTTCATTAAATTGATAATAACTCTTCCGCCAGTTTTTATA
Proteins encoded:
- a CDS encoding competence protein ComK, with product MKEDFERDQQHGYYKNWRKSYYQFNEQSRVRKAPTHLGEVYESNYYYETTFIRKPITPLLITDNMIPSLLAISFEQSHILVNSKTFYIKDIHDVADTPFNTIVFQLGAPPLKTKEDSRTIMNRYFDKKPLNYQFIQSIGKSLGYHHRCPFVSGYELFVPEKGSSNDSTSWYGLHHIVDSEEDKKGNHMHVYFREGHELELLVSARSFNEQVERSANLSFLQHLVIDELVGLLHYTRTPYFTEELNIVQRRLKASTFTAVPQPLEKVLHFMSSYQVSDILETVFGAGNPYIDEIRKDFTFTLKNKPSSFNK